The following proteins are co-located in the Paenibacillus sp. FSL H8-0079 genome:
- a CDS encoding M42 family metallopeptidase produces the protein MNEKTMDMFRTLTEFPSASGFERELRGWMKEQLSAYTEEFVQDRLGSLFGVLRGEESGPKVMVAGHFDEVGFMTTGITETGMVKFRPLGGWWSQAVLSQRLEIITPDRRITGVVGSTPTHLLDESQRSKPVDLNTMYLDIGADNRAEAESWGIHPGMQIVPICEFTPMANPKKIMAKAWDNRYGVGLALELVEALHKEKLPNTLYAGATVQEELGLRGARTAANLIQPDIFFALDCSAANDMTGDKQSFGHIGQGALLRIFDPGMFTHRGMVEYVQDTASSNQIKMQYFISPGGTDAGQVHLSGIGVPSTVIGICARYIHTSSSIIHTDDYDAAKELIVKLVKGLDRTTMNTIINNA, from the coding sequence ATGAATGAAAAAACGATGGATATGTTCCGTACATTAACGGAGTTTCCTTCCGCATCCGGTTTTGAACGTGAGCTTCGCGGCTGGATGAAAGAGCAGCTTTCCGCTTATACCGAGGAATTCGTCCAGGATCGACTGGGAAGTCTTTTTGGTGTATTACGCGGAGAGGAATCCGGTCCCAAAGTTATGGTAGCCGGACACTTTGACGAAGTAGGTTTCATGACTACAGGCATTACTGAAACAGGTATGGTCAAATTCCGTCCACTGGGTGGATGGTGGAGTCAGGCTGTACTGTCTCAACGGCTGGAAATCATCACACCTGATCGCCGCATTACCGGAGTTGTAGGTTCTACACCTACACACTTGCTGGACGAGTCCCAGCGGAGCAAACCTGTTGACCTGAACACCATGTATCTCGATATTGGAGCAGACAACCGTGCGGAAGCAGAATCTTGGGGCATTCATCCGGGGATGCAGATCGTGCCGATCTGTGAATTCACACCTATGGCCAATCCGAAGAAAATTATGGCAAAAGCTTGGGATAATCGTTATGGCGTAGGACTTGCACTTGAACTGGTTGAAGCACTCCACAAGGAAAAACTGCCAAACACACTCTATGCTGGTGCAACAGTACAGGAAGAACTAGGGCTTCGCGGTGCACGTACGGCGGCCAATCTGATTCAGCCTGATATCTTCTTCGCACTCGACTGTAGCGCGGCGAATGATATGACAGGTGACAAGCAGTCCTTTGGACATATCGGACAAGGGGCATTACTTCGTATTTTTGACCCGGGTATGTTCACTCATCGCGGAATGGTGGAGTACGTGCAAGATACAGCTTCATCCAATCAGATCAAAATGCAGTATTTCATCTCACCAGGCGGTACCGATGCAGGTCAAGTTCACCTGAGTGGAATTGGCGTACCATCAACGGTTATTGGGATCTGTGCTCGTTATATTCACACCTCTTCTTCCATCATTCATACAGACGACTACGATGCAGCCAAAGAGCTGATTGTGAAGCTGGTGAAGGGTCTGGATCGGACAACAATGAATACCATAATTAATAACGCGTAA
- a CDS encoding metal-dependent hydrolase: MMGRSHLIIGTGVSLSVLQLAGMPVTAPAVTVALIGSLLPDIDEPNSLLVSRALPNSLIRLLQTILLPTAVFVYFYVHAKPWNLLLAILIALVSFLPSRSLRKVLMFAIGLGLVFYGHAFAPWNLIAGSLLMLCTTLTHRGLTHTLYGTAIWAGLLYSTTQQQGPEIWVAGGTAYAMHLLADSLTNRGIRPLPPFKWRIRVNLMSTGTKRGAVVENVCIVLTLILAWIAFSPLFL; this comes from the coding sequence ATGATGGGAAGATCCCACCTGATTATTGGGACAGGCGTATCGCTATCTGTTCTGCAGTTGGCTGGTATGCCGGTGACTGCGCCGGCAGTTACGGTTGCTCTGATTGGTTCGTTATTGCCTGACATCGATGAGCCGAATTCGCTGTTGGTATCGAGAGCTTTACCTAATAGTCTGATCAGGCTGTTACAGACGATTCTGTTGCCCACAGCTGTCTTCGTGTACTTTTATGTTCATGCCAAACCGTGGAACCTGTTGCTTGCGATTCTCATTGCGCTCGTATCATTTCTGCCCTCACGTTCGCTTCGCAAAGTACTGATGTTTGCGATTGGACTTGGGCTGGTCTTCTATGGTCACGCGTTCGCACCGTGGAACTTGATTGCAGGCAGTTTGTTAATGCTCTGCACCACACTGACTCATAGGGGACTGACTCATACTCTGTACGGAACCGCAATATGGGCGGGCTTGCTTTACAGCACGACCCAGCAGCAGGGACCGGAGATCTGGGTAGCGGGAGGTACAGCATATGCGATGCATCTGTTGGCTGATTCACTAACCAATCGGGGGATTCGTCCGTTACCACCGTTCAAGTGGCGCATACGGGTGAATCTGATGAGTACAGGAACCAAGCGTGGAGCCGTTGTGGAGAATGTCTGCATTGTGCTTACCCTTATTTTGGCCTGGATTGCATTCTCACCGCTATTTCTCTAG
- the nirB gene encoding nitrite reductase large subunit NirB, giving the protein MNGKKEKLVIIGNGMAGISTVEQILKLTSRFDITVFGTEPYPNYNRIMLSYVLEGSKTLDDIVLNDLHWYEDYGITLHTGTTVARIDSDTLEVVTEDGNRFTYDKIIIATGSNSFILPVPGHDKEGVVGFRDIADCNVMLDAAKQYKRAAVIGGGLLGLEAAKGLVQLGMEVTVVHLMQDLMERQLDPQASAMLKAELERQGIRFKMGAQTSELLGGERVEGIRFADDSVLNVDFVVMAVGIKPNTAVARESGMEVNRGIVVNDYMQTSLANVYSVGECTEHRGVCYGLVAPLFEQGMILAKHICGVETAPYEGSVVSTKLKISGVDVFSTGEFIDSPEHTVISHKDDWKRTYKKILLRDNKMVGAVLFGDITDSAELQKLIKNQTEMTEELYGSLMGTGCGGHKKATSVETMPEDEIVCGCNGVTKGTIVDVITNQGLTTVDEIKACTGATRSCGGCKPVVEQILQYVLGDGFSSGAKQGICGCTSMGRDEIVAEIREKGLQTTKEVMNVLGWSQPEGCSKCRPAINYYLGMIAPDTHEDEKESRFVNERMNANIQKDGTYTVVPRMYGGVTTPADLKRIADVSVKYDVKAVKVTGGQRLDLIGVKKEDLTKVWAELDMPSGYAYAKSLRTVKTCVGSQFCRFGTQDSMAMGARIERKFERLDLPAKFKYAVNGCPRNCAEACTKDIGIVGNDGGWEIFIGGNGGIKARLADSLCKVKTDEELIELCGAIMQYYRETGNYLERTSEWVERMGLEHIRSIVVDNLEERKALMERIEFALEHVEEPWQKAIRNEEGQSKMFHGIEVSARP; this is encoded by the coding sequence ATGAACGGAAAAAAAGAGAAACTCGTTATCATTGGTAACGGTATGGCAGGAATCAGTACGGTTGAACAAATTTTGAAATTAACTTCGCGATTCGATATTACTGTTTTTGGTACAGAGCCCTACCCTAACTACAACCGCATTATGTTGTCCTATGTGTTGGAAGGTAGCAAAACACTGGATGACATCGTGCTGAATGATCTCCACTGGTATGAGGATTATGGTATTACTCTCCATACAGGAACAACTGTAGCCCGAATTGATTCGGATACGCTTGAGGTCGTTACGGAGGATGGAAATCGCTTCACTTATGACAAAATCATCATTGCGACTGGCTCCAACTCCTTCATTCTGCCGGTACCGGGACATGACAAAGAAGGTGTCGTTGGTTTCCGCGATATCGCCGATTGTAATGTGATGCTCGACGCTGCTAAACAGTACAAAAGAGCGGCCGTTATCGGTGGCGGACTGCTGGGTCTTGAAGCTGCGAAAGGTCTGGTACAACTTGGCATGGAAGTTACCGTAGTGCATCTGATGCAGGATCTGATGGAACGTCAGCTTGATCCGCAAGCTTCAGCCATGTTGAAGGCAGAACTGGAACGTCAGGGTATCCGATTCAAGATGGGTGCGCAGACTTCCGAACTGCTGGGCGGCGAACGGGTCGAAGGGATTCGTTTTGCTGATGATTCTGTACTCAATGTTGATTTTGTGGTCATGGCTGTAGGCATTAAACCCAATACGGCTGTAGCCCGCGAAAGCGGTATGGAAGTGAACCGGGGTATTGTCGTGAATGACTATATGCAGACTTCACTTGCGAATGTCTATTCGGTCGGGGAATGTACAGAGCACCGCGGGGTATGTTATGGCCTCGTTGCCCCATTATTCGAGCAAGGTATGATTCTGGCGAAACATATCTGCGGAGTTGAAACGGCTCCTTATGAAGGTTCTGTTGTATCCACGAAATTAAAAATTTCGGGTGTGGACGTCTTTTCAACTGGTGAATTCATCGACAGTCCAGAGCACACCGTCATTTCGCACAAAGATGACTGGAAACGGACTTACAAAAAAATTCTGCTTCGTGACAATAAAATGGTCGGTGCCGTGCTCTTCGGTGACATTACGGATTCTGCCGAATTGCAAAAACTGATCAAAAATCAAACCGAAATGACCGAGGAATTGTACGGTTCGCTCATGGGCACAGGCTGCGGCGGTCATAAGAAAGCAACCTCTGTTGAAACGATGCCCGAGGACGAGATCGTCTGCGGATGTAACGGGGTCACCAAAGGAACTATTGTCGATGTAATTACAAACCAGGGCCTTACCACTGTAGATGAAATCAAAGCCTGTACCGGTGCAACCCGCTCTTGTGGTGGATGTAAACCAGTTGTGGAACAAATTCTGCAATACGTGCTCGGAGACGGCTTCAGCAGTGGTGCCAAACAGGGAATATGCGGATGTACTTCTATGGGCCGAGATGAGATCGTAGCCGAGATTCGTGAAAAAGGATTACAAACAACCAAAGAGGTCATGAATGTACTCGGTTGGAGCCAACCTGAAGGTTGTTCCAAATGTCGTCCGGCTATCAACTATTACCTTGGCATGATTGCACCGGATACGCACGAAGATGAGAAGGAATCCCGTTTTGTTAATGAACGCATGAACGCGAATATTCAAAAAGATGGAACATACACGGTTGTACCTCGGATGTATGGCGGGGTGACTACACCAGCAGACCTCAAACGCATCGCTGACGTTTCCGTCAAATATGATGTGAAAGCAGTCAAAGTGACTGGCGGTCAGCGTCTCGACTTGATTGGTGTCAAAAAAGAAGATCTGACTAAAGTCTGGGCTGAACTGGATATGCCTTCAGGTTATGCATACGCCAAATCGCTGCGAACGGTCAAAACATGTGTCGGCTCCCAATTCTGCCGCTTCGGTACACAGGATTCCATGGCCATGGGTGCTCGCATCGAACGTAAATTCGAACGTCTGGATCTGCCCGCTAAGTTTAAATATGCCGTGAACGGTTGTCCGCGGAACTGTGCAGAAGCATGTACAAAAGATATTGGTATCGTAGGTAACGACGGCGGCTGGGAGATCTTTATCGGCGGTAACGGCGGTATTAAAGCAAGACTTGCTGATTCCCTATGCAAAGTGAAAACGGATGAAGAGTTGATCGAACTGTGCGGAGCCATCATGCAATATTACCGCGAGACAGGTAACTATCTGGAACGGACTTCCGAGTGGGTGGAACGCATGGGTCTGGAGCATATTCGCTCGATTGTCGTCGATAACCTTGAGGAACGTAAAGCGTTGATGGAGCGGATTGAATTTGCACTTGAGCATGTTGAAGAACCTTGGCAAAAAGCGATTCGCAATGAAGAAGGCCAAAGCAAAATGTTCCATGGTATCGAAGTATCGGCTCGTCCATAA
- the nirD gene encoding nitrite reductase small subunit NirD, translating to MTTKQSGTYFPAGVVEEFLPRIGRVVEIQDHQLAVFLASDGTIFAADNHNPHPKGGPLAEGIVSGHYLYDPLYDWKIDLTTGLVQAPDNGQVQMYPVKVENGQVWIEI from the coding sequence ATGACGACAAAACAATCAGGCACCTACTTCCCTGCCGGAGTAGTTGAAGAATTCCTGCCACGAATCGGAAGAGTAGTTGAAATCCAGGATCATCAGCTTGCTGTCTTTCTTGCATCGGATGGTACCATCTTCGCTGCGGATAATCACAACCCCCACCCTAAGGGTGGGCCACTGGCTGAAGGCATTGTGTCCGGGCATTATCTGTACGACCCACTGTATGATTGGAAAATCGACCTGACTACCGGTCTTGTGCAGGCACCAGACAATGGTCAAGTACAGATGTATCCGGTAAAGGTAGAGAACGGCCAGGTCTGGATCGAAATATAG
- a CDS encoding formate/nitrite transporter family protein: MYTPSVEGIIEAAVKKRDQMNASLPRYMVAALMAGAYVGLGIVLIFSIGAPLLAAQSPLQTMLMGMSFGLALTLVIFAGSELFTGNNMFFTMSTLAGRTTVNDTLKNWGLVFVGNLLGAILLSLLIVGSGLFKTATPEHLLFVVSAKKMAAPVSELFFRGILCNWLVCLAIWMAARSKEDIAKLVLIWWCLYAFIASGYEHSVANMTLLSLSWLLPNHPDTITMAGWFHNMIPVTLGNIIGGALFVGMAYWYTSPVRKKS, encoded by the coding sequence ATGTATACACCAAGTGTTGAGGGAATTATTGAAGCTGCGGTTAAAAAACGGGATCAAATGAACGCAAGCCTGCCACGTTACATGGTTGCTGCCTTGATGGCTGGTGCCTATGTAGGACTTGGCATCGTTCTGATCTTCAGTATTGGTGCTCCGCTCCTTGCAGCACAGTCACCACTGCAAACCATGTTGATGGGCATGTCCTTCGGACTCGCGCTCACGCTGGTCATCTTTGCCGGATCGGAACTGTTTACAGGTAACAATATGTTCTTTACCATGAGTACGCTGGCAGGCCGAACTACAGTTAACGATACGCTGAAGAACTGGGGGCTCGTCTTTGTCGGCAACCTGCTCGGTGCGATTCTGCTCAGTCTGCTGATAGTCGGTAGCGGCCTGTTCAAAACGGCTACGCCGGAACATCTGTTATTCGTCGTATCTGCCAAAAAGATGGCCGCTCCCGTATCCGAGTTGTTCTTCCGCGGCATTCTCTGTAACTGGCTCGTCTGTCTGGCGATCTGGATGGCGGCACGCTCCAAAGAGGATATCGCCAAACTTGTTCTCATCTGGTGGTGTCTGTACGCATTTATCGCAAGTGGCTATGAGCACAGTGTTGCCAATATGACATTGCTGTCTTTATCCTGGTTGCTGCCAAACCACCCAGATACGATCACGATGGCAGGCTGGTTCCATAACATGATTCCGGTGACACTTGGTAATATCATCGGCGGTGCCCTCTTTGTCGGCATGGCGTACTGGTATACTTCGCCGGTACGAAAAAAATCATAA
- a CDS encoding YfbR-like 5'-deoxynucleotidase, whose translation MGIHTYFRSLNDLERIIRTPGKFKFEEHSVSAHSWKVVQYAKTLADIEEQHGVTIDWKKLYEITSSHDYGEIFIGDIKTPVKHYSLELRSMLQKVEEGMVEHFINENIPEEFQPIFRRQLREGKDQSVEGLILEVADKMDQVYEAFAELQRGNTEKEFIVMYRYALIKIKNIDLHCVQYFLEQILPDMIDEGIRSPFDIRKITEEALAQ comes from the coding sequence ATGGGAATCCACACGTACTTCAGGTCACTAAACGATCTTGAACGTATTATTCGTACACCTGGCAAATTCAAATTCGAAGAACACAGCGTATCCGCCCATTCCTGGAAAGTCGTACAGTACGCCAAAACCCTCGCAGATATTGAGGAGCAACATGGAGTCACCATCGATTGGAAGAAGTTATACGAAATCACCAGCAGTCATGATTATGGCGAAATCTTCATCGGTGATATCAAAACACCAGTCAAACATTATTCACTGGAGCTTCGTTCGATGCTGCAAAAGGTGGAAGAAGGCATGGTTGAACATTTTATTAATGAAAACATCCCTGAAGAGTTCCAGCCTATTTTCCGCAGACAGCTACGTGAAGGCAAAGACCAATCGGTCGAAGGACTGATTCTCGAAGTCGCAGACAAGATGGATCAGGTATATGAAGCCTTTGCCGAGCTCCAACGTGGCAATACGGAGAAAGAATTTATCGTCATGTACCGTTATGCCTTGATCAAAATCAAAAATATCGACCTCCACTGTGTGCAGTATTTCCTAGAACAGATTCTCCCTGACATGATCGATGAAGGTATTCGCTCCCCGTTTGATATTCGCAAAATAACCGAAGAAGCTTTGGCCCAGTAA
- a CDS encoding response regulator, translating into MTEPMTIKYRTIIVEDEALIRRNVSRKFRELGTRFEVIGEARNGQEALQLIEHSVPDLVVTDIQMPVMNGLELAKYLYFAYPHVKIVILSGYHEFEYARQAISYKVEDYLLKPLSEEQLRTLLDAMELKLGSAVDSLAHVSAVLDEQVKPEDIAEAVKLYLKQNYMHEITLQDMAGQMHFSVDYLGKCFKKVTGETPLKYMTGLRMNEAKRMLVTHENMDIKTIGVAVGYSDSHYFSRIFKNKTGMYPSEYRLQLQERKKALSMDDEHHVDLS; encoded by the coding sequence ATGACTGAACCCATGACGATTAAATACAGAACGATTATTGTGGAGGACGAGGCCTTGATTCGCCGCAATGTATCGCGCAAATTTAGGGAGCTGGGCACCCGGTTCGAGGTGATCGGTGAGGCGAGGAACGGTCAGGAAGCGTTACAGCTGATCGAACATTCCGTTCCTGACCTGGTTGTAACCGATATTCAGATGCCAGTAATGAATGGATTGGAACTGGCCAAATATCTGTATTTTGCCTATCCGCATGTAAAGATTGTCATTCTGAGTGGTTATCATGAATTCGAGTATGCACGGCAGGCAATCAGCTACAAGGTGGAGGATTATCTGCTCAAACCATTGTCGGAAGAACAGCTTCGTACACTGCTCGATGCAATGGAATTGAAGCTTGGGAGCGCAGTGGATTCGCTTGCCCATGTCAGTGCCGTGCTGGATGAGCAGGTGAAGCCAGAGGACATCGCAGAGGCCGTTAAGCTGTATTTGAAGCAGAATTACATGCATGAGATTACGCTTCAGGACATGGCAGGGCAGATGCATTTTAGTGTGGACTATCTAGGGAAGTGTTTTAAGAAAGTAACAGGGGAGACTCCACTGAAATATATGACAGGCCTGCGAATGAATGAAGCGAAGCGCATGCTCGTCACGCACGAAAATATGGATATCAAGACCATTGGCGTAGCGGTAGGGTATAGTGATTCCCACTATTTCAGCCGAATCTTCAAAAACAAAACCGGAATGTATCCTAGCGAGTATCGACTGCAATTACAGGAACGAAAAAAAGCCCTGTCCATGGATGATGAGCACCATGTTGACTTGAGCTGA
- a CDS encoding histidine kinase, protein MGVTNIIIGRGVWGLRYRFGTLQQSLFAYYSAVFIIFSLIVAGLLYVFLASDIRHRSEEQQKQLGVSIVGNLDQEVVKMNNFSMNIVYSNLVKEHFSHYLAPAEDSEQTLTSDPALYKDTTTLIDVILAIISSSNTAKQANIYDVNGKMLGAGAFNGQLSMDLTQRPWYKETWERSGWRVIRLLEGGALPMPTGEGKSEQPYISLTRVYKDGNYVSQGVVEILQDAGTLFQHLNDLQAGNDELRIYVMDEQNTRLYPLSSGADASEAGYFDDVDLIQHRTFPTDTMQEVTDPLDHSKQMMTYMTSQETGWTVVVMQSKQSLFASLNRMAVMFIGATLATLMLILVLSYLISKRVTLPLHRLQRIIQKTGENDLISGQASAHLFKLEHPGSIREMDELNDTFIRLNQQLVQSFQDRLAMKSQETEARLLALQSQMNPHFLYNNITNISIMAEEGMNEQIVAFCGHIASMLRYISTPGKNGVPLSQELDYCERYLECMKIRFEDDLHYAFHIPDEMQNIQVPMLMVQPLLENAMKYGLGDTPPWRLNITGAMDAVQETWMIHVDDNGPGMEPEALAKIMHYIKQSQEWERMPDLEINGMGLKNIWVRLKLWYGTAAHMQITNKPSGGVQITIGGSIRKEHD, encoded by the coding sequence ATGGGTGTAACCAATATCATCATAGGACGAGGTGTGTGGGGATTGCGGTATCGATTTGGAACGCTTCAGCAAAGTCTGTTTGCCTATTACTCTGCGGTATTTATTATCTTTTCGCTGATTGTGGCTGGGCTTTTGTATGTTTTTCTCGCAAGTGACATTCGTCATCGAAGTGAAGAACAGCAGAAACAACTGGGGGTATCGATTGTTGGCAATCTGGATCAGGAAGTGGTGAAAATGAACAACTTCTCCATGAATATCGTGTACTCCAATCTGGTAAAGGAACACTTCAGTCACTACTTGGCACCAGCGGAGGACAGTGAACAGACACTGACGAGTGACCCCGCATTGTACAAAGATACAACCACACTGATTGACGTCATACTGGCGATCATCAGCAGCTCCAATACAGCCAAGCAGGCCAATATCTATGATGTGAACGGCAAGATGCTGGGAGCGGGTGCATTCAACGGTCAACTGTCGATGGATCTGACTCAGCGACCTTGGTACAAGGAAACCTGGGAGCGGAGTGGCTGGCGAGTGATCCGTCTGTTAGAGGGGGGAGCTTTACCCATGCCAACAGGGGAGGGAAAGTCAGAACAACCCTACATATCGCTTACCCGGGTATACAAAGATGGCAATTATGTCAGCCAGGGCGTGGTTGAGATTTTGCAGGATGCCGGAACCCTGTTCCAGCATTTGAATGACTTGCAGGCGGGTAACGATGAGCTTCGCATCTATGTGATGGATGAACAAAATACACGGTTATATCCGCTTTCGTCGGGCGCCGATGCTTCCGAAGCAGGCTATTTCGATGATGTGGACTTGATTCAACATCGTACATTTCCCACTGATACCATGCAAGAAGTAACCGATCCTCTCGATCATTCCAAGCAAATGATGACGTATATGACGTCACAGGAGACGGGATGGACCGTTGTTGTCATGCAGTCGAAGCAGTCCCTTTTCGCCAGTCTCAACCGGATGGCTGTGATGTTTATTGGTGCCACATTAGCTACTCTCATGCTGATTCTGGTTCTCTCGTATCTGATCTCCAAACGGGTTACTTTGCCGCTGCATCGCTTACAGCGCATTATTCAGAAGACGGGTGAGAACGATCTGATATCAGGTCAGGCTTCGGCACATTTGTTCAAGCTGGAGCATCCCGGTTCCATCCGGGAGATGGATGAGCTGAATGATACGTTTATCCGGCTGAATCAGCAACTTGTACAATCTTTTCAGGACAGGCTGGCGATGAAATCCCAGGAGACAGAAGCGAGATTACTGGCGTTACAATCCCAGATGAACCCGCATTTTCTCTACAACAACATCACGAATATTAGCATCATGGCGGAAGAAGGCATGAATGAGCAGATTGTCGCTTTCTGTGGTCATATTGCATCCATGCTCCGTTATATTTCTACTCCGGGTAAGAACGGGGTTCCACTGTCTCAAGAACTGGATTATTGTGAGCGATATCTGGAGTGTATGAAAATTCGGTTCGAGGATGATCTGCACTATGCGTTCCATATTCCGGATGAGATGCAAAATATCCAGGTTCCGATGCTGATGGTACAACCACTACTCGAAAATGCCATGAAATATGGACTGGGTGATACCCCTCCATGGAGACTGAACATTACTGGAGCTATGGATGCGGTACAGGAGACTTGGATGATCCACGTGGACGATAACGGGCCTGGCATGGAACCCGAGGCACTTGCCAAGATCATGCATTACATCAAACAGTCACAGGAGTGGGAGCGTATGCCCGATCTTGAAATTAACGGTATGGGACTCAAGAATATCTGGGTCCGATTGAAATTATGGTATGGCACTGCAGCCCACATGCAGATTACAAACAAGCCTTCCGGCGGTGTCCAGATTACCATAGGTGGTTCCATTCGAAAGGAGCATGACTGA
- a CDS encoding ABC transporter substrate-binding protein: MMRKRFLFSLASVLLLSTLLLAGCNSGKSAEGSGKVTLTFGTSQSGIPRTGIMQTMAKEYEQETGVKIDFQVVPDAQWRDLIKVKLASGEAPDIFNVDVDPLSMPANVRPEENAIDLTNEEFTGRMSEEILPTVSHNDKVYGVSFAPSKIWYVYYNKRIFAELGIEPPTSYAEFKAISQKIKDKDIIPFYQAPASGWYQVLPLFETGPNYEQTTAGTYEKLNNNEMKIADMTQLKTVIEQLKEFADLGYFGKDFLSNTVEAGIEAFGQEKAAMLLRVPGTEKEVSEAYPEMEDNMGFFVMPWGDNQTIGVNPGGSAAMFGNKNSKHPEEVLKFFRWITEHDHLQRVFDEGEGNLTICWPEIEPKLTQDYIDYEKNHEKGTVMQAAVKYIDPQWMDIGKDLSGMFAGAMTPDQILQNIDKRRAEQAKVLKDEAWQ; encoded by the coding sequence ATGATGAGAAAACGATTTCTATTTTCGCTTGCAAGTGTGCTCTTGCTCTCCACCCTGCTACTTGCCGGATGCAACTCAGGGAAAAGTGCTGAAGGTTCGGGTAAGGTGACACTCACGTTTGGAACGAGTCAATCTGGTATTCCTCGCACAGGCATTATGCAGACGATGGCCAAGGAATATGAGCAGGAGACCGGGGTCAAAATTGATTTCCAGGTCGTACCTGACGCACAGTGGCGGGACCTGATCAAGGTGAAGCTTGCCTCTGGCGAAGCACCTGACATTTTCAATGTCGATGTGGACCCACTGAGCATGCCGGCTAACGTAAGACCGGAGGAAAATGCCATTGACTTGACCAATGAGGAATTCACAGGTCGGATGTCCGAAGAGATTTTGCCAACCGTCAGTCACAATGACAAGGTATACGGGGTTTCTTTTGCCCCATCGAAAATCTGGTATGTGTACTATAACAAACGTATCTTCGCAGAGCTTGGCATTGAGCCTCCTACATCCTATGCGGAATTCAAGGCAATCAGCCAGAAAATTAAAGATAAAGACATCATTCCGTTCTATCAGGCACCTGCCAGCGGGTGGTATCAGGTTCTGCCTTTGTTCGAAACGGGGCCTAACTATGAGCAAACAACAGCAGGAACCTATGAGAAGCTGAACAATAATGAGATGAAAATAGCAGATATGACACAGCTTAAGACGGTCATTGAGCAGTTAAAGGAATTTGCGGATCTCGGTTATTTCGGCAAAGACTTCTTGTCCAATACAGTTGAAGCGGGAATTGAAGCGTTTGGTCAGGAGAAAGCGGCTATGCTGCTGCGGGTGCCAGGTACGGAAAAGGAAGTGTCCGAAGCGTATCCGGAAATGGAAGACAACATGGGATTCTTCGTCATGCCATGGGGTGACAATCAGACGATTGGCGTGAACCCGGGCGGATCGGCTGCGATGTTCGGCAACAAGAACAGTAAACATCCCGAAGAAGTGCTGAAATTCTTCCGTTGGATTACCGAGCATGATCATCTGCAACGTGTGTTCGATGAAGGTGAAGGTAACCTGACGATCTGCTGGCCGGAAATCGAACCGAAGCTGACACAGGACTATATTGATTATGAGAAAAATCATGAAAAAGGTACGGTCATGCAGGCCGCTGTGAAATATATTGATCCACAATGGATGGATATCGGCAAGGATCTGTCAGGCATGTTCGCTGGCGCAATGACACCGGATCAGATTCTGCAAAATATCGATAAACGCCGGGCTGAACAAGCCAAAGTGTTGAAGGATGAAGCGTGGCAATAA